In Aureibacillus halotolerans, the following proteins share a genomic window:
- the sspK gene encoding small acid-soluble spore protein K — protein sequence MRKRSKNSPPRLSVERMPSDQFSSKRADGTINSRPAERMRAGGISDE from the coding sequence TTGCGTAAAAGAAGCAAAAATTCCCCTCCAAGATTATCCGTTGAACGCATGCCAAGTGATCAGTTTTCTTCAAAACGTGCAGATGGGACGATAAACTCTCGTCCTGCTGAACGAATGCGCGCAGGAGGGATAAGCGATGAATAA
- a CDS encoding RecX family transcriptional regulator yields MPYVKQMATAKHGLFELTILFEDGHTEDIFLAEDTIVTYQVLKGKAFTDDEWTALLRVDIVKRMVSRGMYLLSFRMRTAGEIRRDLMERFEDGQELIPDAIYELENFGYINDAQYAHMYTDEKRRIQKKGPLVIKKELNEKEVAPAVIDLALESYTLEKQTEAAQSVVEKIKASQKDSASKAEQKAIQRLLTKGFAQSVAVQVVKEHFVRPDKDEEAGAVAYHGEKAARKWSQLSGWEFERKMKQVLYQKGFPIHAIQEWLQSRQEEDEQ; encoded by the coding sequence ATGCCTTATGTGAAACAAATGGCAACGGCAAAACACGGCCTCTTTGAATTGACCATTCTTTTTGAGGATGGGCACACTGAGGACATTTTTCTAGCAGAGGATACGATCGTTACTTATCAAGTGTTAAAAGGGAAGGCGTTTACTGATGACGAATGGACCGCTTTATTGCGCGTTGATATTGTCAAACGAATGGTTTCAAGAGGGATGTATTTACTTTCCTTCCGAATGAGAACGGCTGGCGAAATACGAAGAGACTTAATGGAACGTTTTGAAGACGGTCAAGAACTCATTCCAGATGCCATTTACGAGCTTGAAAACTTTGGGTATATAAACGATGCACAATACGCTCATATGTATACGGATGAAAAAAGAAGGATACAAAAAAAAGGCCCCTTGGTCATTAAAAAGGAACTAAATGAAAAAGAGGTTGCTCCAGCAGTCATTGATTTGGCGCTCGAGAGTTATACATTGGAAAAGCAAACGGAGGCTGCGCAGTCAGTCGTTGAAAAGATAAAAGCAAGTCAAAAGGACAGTGCCTCGAAAGCGGAGCAAAAGGCGATTCAACGTCTGCTTACAAAAGGGTTCGCTCAATCTGTCGCTGTGCAGGTAGTGAAGGAGCATTTTGTTCGCCCAGATAAAGATGAGGAAGCAGGAGCAGTTGCCTATCACGGAGAAAAAGCGGCGCGCAAATGGTCGCAGCTATCAGGCTGGGAATTTGAGCGGAAAATGAAACAAGTGCTGTACCAAAAAGGCTTTCCTATTCATGCAATCCAAGAATGGCTACAAAGCCGTCAGGAGGAAGATGAGCAATGA
- a CDS encoding ABC transporter substrate-binding protein — MPTAIIRLLRYSLFLLLLFVLTACGTTQVSSEPSDETTSATNSSTSDTQTVTDDFGHELTIPVQPEKVFAPYQEDALTTLGVTPIAKYSVNGTVQTHLESALEDVPSFEMASGISPEALLELDPDLVIVSSHFLPTEQYDPLAKIAPVYLLDSSSTDWEQSLRTIAELLGKSDQVEQKMTDYSGTLEDAKTTIAQQEQQRETYIVFPGEKEFFIVGSDFLSGKVLYGELGLTPPNIATETPDNFTSMSLEMIPELGDSNLFVITPEGQTTEQVKTLLDTLPLWSDLPAVQNDRVFHVDTGHWINSGYMANLAVTEDVLAALTSTK; from the coding sequence ATGCCCACTGCTATTATCCGATTGCTTCGTTATAGTTTATTTTTACTTTTGTTGTTTGTTTTAACTGCCTGTGGTACCACACAGGTTTCATCAGAACCTTCAGATGAAACGACATCAGCAACTAATTCCAGTACGTCTGACACCCAAACAGTCACAGACGACTTTGGTCATGAATTGACAATTCCAGTTCAACCTGAGAAGGTTTTCGCTCCTTACCAGGAGGATGCCTTAACAACACTTGGCGTTACTCCCATTGCAAAGTACTCCGTCAATGGGACCGTGCAAACCCATTTAGAATCCGCTCTTGAGGATGTCCCTTCTTTTGAGATGGCTTCTGGCATTTCCCCAGAAGCTTTATTAGAGCTGGACCCTGATCTTGTGATTGTAAGCTCACATTTTCTCCCTACCGAGCAGTACGATCCTCTTGCCAAAATTGCGCCGGTTTATTTATTGGATAGCAGTTCCACTGATTGGGAACAAAGCTTAAGAACGATTGCTGAGCTCCTTGGAAAATCAGATCAGGTCGAGCAAAAAATGACCGACTATAGCGGCACGCTTGAGGATGCGAAAACCACAATCGCTCAGCAGGAACAACAACGAGAGACGTATATTGTGTTTCCAGGTGAAAAAGAGTTTTTCATCGTGGGGAGTGACTTCCTTTCAGGAAAAGTTCTCTATGGTGAGCTTGGGCTTACACCACCAAACATTGCTACAGAGACACCAGACAATTTCACCTCAATGTCGCTTGAAATGATTCCTGAGTTAGGCGATAGCAACCTTTTTGTCATTACACCTGAAGGACAAACGACAGAGCAAGTAAAAACACTGCTCGATACGCTGCCTTTATGGTCGGATTTGCCTGCGGTCCAAAATGATCGTGTGTTCCACGTGGATACTGGGCATTGGATTAACTCTGGATATATGGCCAATCTTGCGGTAACGGAGGACGTCCTCGCTGCCCTCACATCAACAAAATAA
- a CDS encoding serine hydrolase domain-containing protein, whose translation MVSSTHNAFMLDTEQLDKVFKKEKFHGCLISKENEEIYQFFKNKKSEKKQHKINSCTKSITSALIGIAYDKGYIPDLNTPISTYFPTLLNDQDNKKRSITVDHLLTMTAGFDWPEMGEWRGWPGMIHSPNWVNFTLQRPLVSEPGEKMNYNSGCSHLLLAILQKQTGATAREFAQRYLFTRLDFADFLWHEDPQGINIGGFGIHLSIRDLHMFGMLYLNRGRWNKKQLISEEWIDRTTEPENLTYPHFGHYGHHWWTSKTLTDEPFYFAMGMGGQYTCILPTRQMVVTMVNDTYADSGKPLHILRDVILNGG comes from the coding sequence ATGGTTTCTTCAACCCACAATGCATTTATGCTGGACACTGAACAGTTGGACAAAGTATTTAAAAAGGAAAAATTTCATGGCTGTTTGATTAGTAAAGAAAATGAAGAGATCTATCAATTTTTCAAAAATAAAAAGTCAGAAAAGAAGCAACATAAGATCAATTCTTGTACGAAAAGCATTACCTCAGCGCTCATTGGAATAGCTTATGACAAAGGGTATATCCCTGACCTCAATACGCCGATTTCAACCTACTTTCCAACGCTTCTTAACGACCAGGACAATAAAAAACGTTCCATTACAGTTGACCATTTGCTAACGATGACAGCTGGATTTGATTGGCCGGAAATGGGGGAGTGGCGAGGATGGCCAGGGATGATTCATAGCCCTAATTGGGTTAATTTTACATTGCAGCGTCCACTAGTAAGTGAACCTGGCGAAAAAATGAACTATAACTCGGGCTGTAGTCATCTGCTACTGGCTATTTTACAAAAGCAAACAGGGGCAACTGCACGAGAATTTGCCCAACGCTATTTATTCACTCGACTGGACTTTGCAGACTTTCTTTGGCATGAGGACCCTCAAGGAATCAATATTGGTGGCTTCGGGATCCATCTTAGTATTCGGGACTTGCATATGTTTGGAATGCTTTACTTAAATAGAGGGAGGTGGAACAAGAAACAACTGATAAGTGAAGAATGGATTGATCGAACAACGGAACCGGAGAACCTAACATACCCTCATTTTGGTCATTACGGACACCATTGGTGGACTTCGAAAACGTTGACGGATGAACCATTCTATTTCGCAATGGGTATGGGAGGGCAGTACACGTGTATTTTACCGACGAGGCAGATGGTCGTGACCATGGTGAATGATACATATGCCGATTCAGGAAAGCCTTTACATATTCTAAGAGATGTCATCTTAAATGGGGGATGA
- a CDS encoding YfhH family protein → MKRYADMNEQELLAEIGALTEKARKAEQLGMPNEYAVHERKIAMAKSYLVDVSQFEVGATYTIEEDGEQVPFKIDYFKGIFAWGYRGEDISLQAVPVSVLKK, encoded by the coding sequence ATGAAACGATACGCTGACATGAACGAACAAGAGCTTTTAGCGGAAATTGGCGCGTTAACAGAGAAGGCGAGAAAAGCAGAGCAGCTTGGAATGCCAAACGAATACGCGGTGCATGAACGAAAAATTGCAATGGCGAAGTCTTATCTTGTTGATGTTTCTCAGTTTGAAGTAGGTGCGACATATACGATTGAAGAGGATGGCGAACAGGTCCCATTTAAGATTGACTATTTCAAAGGAATTTTTGCATGGGGGTATCGTGGTGAAGATATTTCTCTTCAAGCAGTCCCAGTGAGTGTGCTTAAAAAATAA
- a CDS encoding GNAT family N-acetyltransferase, whose amino-acid sequence MLRKLTTRDAHALFPLLQDPNVFPYVRHKADTADAYTFVLKGLLDLEDEGAAYPRVILDERGCPIGMILLYDVMDGVGFLSTWIGKEFFGKGYNAPAKEAFFQELFVEYGIDTILVKINQQNTRSRKASAKMPYLTLADSAFKQNGKVYDLFSISAAHYFSHPASADALYQYENEGS is encoded by the coding sequence ATGCTTAGAAAACTTACGACCCGAGATGCCCACGCCCTTTTTCCTTTACTGCAAGACCCTAATGTATTTCCCTATGTACGTCATAAAGCCGATACGGCGGATGCCTACACATTTGTCTTGAAAGGATTGCTTGACCTTGAAGATGAAGGTGCGGCATATCCAAGAGTCATCCTCGATGAGCGTGGTTGCCCTATCGGCATGATTTTACTCTATGATGTGATGGATGGTGTTGGCTTTCTATCCACATGGATTGGCAAAGAGTTTTTCGGGAAAGGCTATAATGCTCCGGCAAAAGAAGCGTTTTTTCAAGAGCTTTTTGTCGAATACGGCATCGATACCATCCTTGTGAAAATCAATCAACAAAATACCCGTTCCCGTAAAGCAAGTGCGAAAATGCCCTATTTGACGCTTGCTGACAGTGCCTTTAAACAAAATGGCAAGGTCTATGACTTGTTTAGTATTTCAGCAGCTCATTATTTTTCTCATCCAGCGAGCGCGGATGCCCTGTATCAATACGAAAATGAAGGCTCGTGA
- a CDS encoding helix-turn-helix domain-containing protein: protein MGLGKRIRIIRKQQNRTLDDIASQCGFTKSLLSKIENEVTTPPISTLMKIAESLGVTVSDLLEENKDIETVMTRASRYSTHDQLIKTEKGYSFYAFAAGRPDKRMQPYYFVAKKGEVKSHVFSHAGEEFIYVLEGTMNYKVGDVEYTLQPGDSVYFSSLEEHTLTPISEEVRYLGVFSAP from the coding sequence ATGGGACTTGGAAAACGTATTCGCATCATTCGTAAACAACAAAATCGGACGCTTGATGACATCGCCTCACAATGTGGATTTACAAAAAGCCTCTTATCAAAAATCGAAAATGAGGTCACGACGCCACCAATCTCAACACTAATGAAAATAGCCGAATCGCTCGGGGTTACCGTGTCTGATCTTTTAGAAGAAAACAAGGACATTGAAACTGTCATGACAAGAGCCAGTCGTTACAGCACTCACGACCAGCTCATTAAAACTGAAAAAGGCTATTCTTTTTATGCCTTTGCGGCAGGCCGGCCTGACAAACGAATGCAGCCGTATTACTTTGTCGCCAAAAAAGGCGAAGTCAAATCGCATGTATTTTCACATGCCGGTGAAGAATTTATTTACGTGCTCGAGGGCACGATGAATTACAAAGTTGGCGATGTGGAGTATACACTACAGCCAGGGGACTCCGTTTATTTTAGTTCGCTAGAAGAGCATACGTTAACACCCATTTCAGAGGAAGTCAGGTACTTGGGCGTCTTTAGCGCACCATGA
- a CDS encoding Gfo/Idh/MocA family protein: MKQYKIGIVGAGGVTGLHFDGYKPYPERIKITALCDPNEALLHEKADKHGISARFTNLDDFLRKGDVDVVVVCTPSPIRKQVLFPIIEAGFPVFVEKPFSDSLQEAREITEKAKSFQVPISVNQNFRRHFPFELVGEKVKEGVIGKITTIVFTNLMYRQDVGWRTECERHALSVMGIHWFDGFRQVIGEEAEDVYCLMSSSNNVTCAGETDATVQVRFKNGTTVTYIQSFSSGVNKTEMTVIGEKGTLQVKGSDVERRNHEQNEPMSTWSHPVSREQATYEGLNQLLTAIDEGTIAANSAEDNLNTIALLDAAYVSAKERRIVSL, from the coding sequence ATGAAACAATACAAGATTGGCATAGTTGGAGCGGGTGGTGTTACGGGTTTACACTTCGATGGCTACAAGCCATATCCAGAACGTATTAAGATCACAGCGCTTTGCGATCCGAATGAAGCTCTGTTGCATGAAAAAGCTGATAAGCATGGGATTTCAGCTCGCTTTACGAACCTTGATGATTTTTTGCGCAAAGGTGATGTTGATGTCGTTGTCGTTTGTACACCATCTCCGATACGGAAGCAAGTGCTTTTCCCCATAATCGAAGCTGGGTTTCCGGTTTTTGTTGAAAAACCATTTTCGGATTCATTACAAGAGGCTCGGGAGATCACGGAGAAAGCCAAATCGTTTCAAGTTCCCATTTCGGTTAACCAAAATTTCAGACGTCACTTTCCTTTCGAGCTTGTGGGAGAGAAGGTCAAGGAAGGTGTCATTGGAAAGATTACGACCATTGTTTTTACAAACCTGATGTATCGTCAGGATGTTGGCTGGCGCACGGAGTGTGAACGTCACGCATTGTCTGTGATGGGCATTCATTGGTTTGATGGCTTCCGCCAGGTCATCGGTGAAGAGGCTGAGGATGTCTACTGTCTGATGAGCTCTTCAAACAATGTCACCTGTGCAGGGGAAACCGATGCGACGGTGCAGGTTCGTTTTAAAAACGGAACAACCGTCACCTATATTCAAAGTTTCTCTTCGGGTGTGAACAAAACAGAGATGACGGTGATTGGGGAGAAAGGAACCTTACAGGTGAAAGGTAGTGACGTCGAACGACGCAACCATGAACAAAACGAGCCAATGTCAACATGGTCTCATCCAGTGTCGAGGGAGCAAGCAACGTATGAGGGCTTGAATCAGCTTTTGACAGCCATTGACGAAGGGACTATCGCAGCAAACAGTGCAGAGGATAATCTGAATACGATTGCACTGCTTGATGCTGCTTATGTATCTGCAAAGGAAAGACGTATCGTTTCTTTGTAA
- a CDS encoding cupin domain-containing protein, with protein sequence MTTITNVRDGNHVLDMNWGKIQWLCGEQIDPNSEMTFGMVYINAGDENDRHIHPNCEELIFVLSGECDHTLGDEVHHLSPGMMLRIPRGVPHNARVTTWEPCRMIIVYSAPDRETILENA encoded by the coding sequence ATGACAACAATAACGAACGTCCGTGATGGCAACCATGTACTTGACATGAATTGGGGAAAAATCCAGTGGCTTTGTGGTGAACAGATTGATCCTAATAGTGAGATGACGTTTGGCATGGTCTACATCAATGCCGGCGATGAAAACGACCGCCATATTCATCCAAACTGCGAAGAACTGATCTTCGTTCTGTCTGGCGAATGTGATCATACTTTAGGTGACGAAGTGCACCACCTGTCACCTGGCATGATGCTTCGCATTCCACGAGGTGTTCCCCACAATGCTCGTGTAACGACTTGGGAGCCATGCCGCATGATCATTGTGTATTCAGCACCAGACCGCGAAACCATACTTGAAAACGCTTAA
- a CDS encoding metal-dependent hydrolase, whose amino-acid sequence MDTGTHLVMGIALGGLATLDPVVASSPLTAQTVLIATIIGSQIPDIDTVLKLKNNATYIKHHRGITHSLFALVLWTLLLTGTLLAIWPQTDALHLLLWTGLAVGLHVFVDIFNAYGTQALRPFTKKWIALGMINTFDPVIFTVHLAGIAVWVSGWYPPQVVFSTMYGLLIFYYVYRYLQKRTLVRKVHQRFTDVLDVNVSPSMRVNLWHLAITTKHEHIVAKYSDHSIKVLDSFARKPLPKENEYFTKALEHPDVVSFRSFSPVYRWELRKYQTYYEIRFIDLRYWSKGHYPFVAMVCFDQDKNCVGSFTGWVFSEKKLQKKVSPLPF is encoded by the coding sequence ATGGATACTGGAACCCATCTTGTTATGGGAATCGCTCTTGGCGGTTTAGCAACTTTGGATCCGGTTGTTGCCTCGAGTCCATTAACAGCACAAACCGTCCTTATAGCCACCATTATTGGGTCGCAAATCCCTGATATTGATACTGTTTTAAAATTAAAAAACAATGCCACTTATATTAAACATCATCGTGGTATTACGCATTCATTATTTGCACTCGTGCTCTGGACACTGTTGCTCACTGGTACATTATTAGCCATTTGGCCGCAAACGGACGCCCTTCATTTGCTTTTATGGACAGGACTCGCCGTTGGCCTTCATGTGTTTGTTGATATTTTCAATGCATACGGCACACAGGCGTTAAGGCCATTCACCAAAAAGTGGATTGCGCTCGGAATGATTAATACATTCGACCCAGTGATTTTCACGGTTCACTTAGCGGGCATCGCCGTTTGGGTATCAGGCTGGTATCCACCTCAGGTCGTGTTCTCCACGATGTATGGTCTGTTGATTTTTTATTACGTGTATCGTTATTTACAAAAACGTACGCTTGTCAGAAAGGTTCACCAGCGTTTTACTGATGTGTTGGACGTTAATGTGTCGCCTTCAATGCGGGTAAACCTTTGGCATCTTGCGATTACGACGAAGCACGAGCACATCGTCGCAAAATATAGTGATCACTCCATAAAAGTGCTCGATTCTTTTGCCCGAAAGCCTTTACCAAAAGAGAACGAGTATTTCACAAAGGCGTTGGAACATCCCGATGTCGTATCGTTTCGGTCCTTCTCACCTGTCTACCGCTGGGAGCTAAGGAAATACCAAACGTATTACGAAATCCGCTTTATCGATCTCCGGTACTGGAGCAAAGGGCATTACCCGTTTGTTGCCATGGTCTGCTTCGATCAAGATAAAAATTGTGTAGGGTCCTTTACTGGCTGGGTATTTTCAGAGAAAAAACTACAGAAAAAAGTGTCACCATTACCGTTTTAA
- a CDS encoding YpzG family protein, which yields MNNGSLHNNSSRYSFEKKPFQSPRASVKHAYNQVNGETEPGRHNDILKANMKSRV from the coding sequence ATGAATAACGGAAGCCTGCACAACAATTCAAGCCGCTATTCCTTTGAGAAGAAACCTTTTCAGTCGCCTCGTGCAAGTGTAAAACATGCTTACAACCAGGTGAATGGCGAAACTGAGCCTGGGCGTCACAACGATATTCTAAAAGCAAATATGAAGTCACGTGTGTAA
- a CDS encoding hemolysin family protein, producing MTTIAVLILIVLILLNGFFAASEIALVSLNENKVKRNAEEGDKKAKKLYALIYEPSRFLSTIQIGITLAGFLASAFAADFFAGPLAEALVAMGVPIALSTLETISIVFITLLLAYFTLVFGELVPKQLALQKAEAIANVAVTPLTLLFKICLPIVKLLSFSTNTSLKLLGVDPHAENEEATEEEIRLMVEDGGEKGTIHKEEKQMIHNIFEFDDKTASDIITHRTDMSVLSVNASLEEVIQLVNAEKYTRFPVYENDLDSIVGVLHVKDLFQFTSNHDQSTFRLRDVIRKPYFVVETQSLDVLFREMQKNNVHIAIVLDEYGGTEGLLTIEGIIEEIVGDIFSEHGGRDLSDEVLHSIDEHTFSIAGITHLHQLEEPLKLDLPTEEFDTLSGFLIDQIGSLPSVGEQPTVQYKDVIFNIVEVTEKRIERVHATIQKKETTETEED from the coding sequence TTGACAACTATTGCCGTACTCATTCTCATTGTGCTTATATTATTAAATGGTTTTTTTGCTGCATCTGAGATTGCACTTGTTTCCTTAAACGAAAATAAGGTAAAACGCAACGCCGAGGAAGGAGATAAAAAAGCCAAAAAGCTGTATGCGTTGATCTATGAGCCAAGCCGCTTTTTGTCCACCATCCAAATTGGCATTACGTTGGCTGGTTTTTTAGCAAGTGCGTTTGCCGCGGATTTTTTCGCTGGTCCCTTGGCAGAAGCTCTTGTTGCCATGGGGGTTCCAATTGCTCTATCCACACTTGAAACAATCTCAATTGTCTTTATTACGCTACTGCTTGCTTATTTCACGCTTGTTTTTGGTGAGTTGGTTCCAAAGCAGCTTGCCCTGCAAAAAGCAGAGGCGATTGCGAATGTCGCTGTCACACCGTTGACCTTGCTTTTTAAAATCTGTCTTCCGATTGTCAAGCTGCTTTCGTTTTCCACAAACACGTCATTAAAGCTTCTCGGGGTCGATCCTCATGCGGAAAACGAAGAAGCGACTGAGGAAGAAATTCGCTTGATGGTCGAAGATGGTGGCGAAAAAGGGACCATTCATAAAGAAGAAAAACAAATGATTCACAACATCTTTGAGTTTGATGATAAAACAGCGTCTGATATTATCACGCATCGGACAGATATGTCGGTGTTGTCTGTGAACGCTTCTCTCGAAGAAGTCATTCAGCTTGTCAATGCCGAAAAATATACACGCTTTCCTGTCTACGAGAATGATTTGGACTCGATCGTTGGTGTGTTGCATGTCAAAGATTTGTTCCAATTTACGAGCAATCACGATCAAAGCACATTCCGTTTACGGGATGTCATCCGGAAGCCTTATTTTGTTGTCGAAACTCAATCTCTGGACGTCTTGTTTAGAGAGATGCAGAAAAACAACGTTCATATTGCCATTGTCCTTGATGAATATGGGGGCACCGAGGGGTTGTTGACCATTGAGGGCATTATCGAGGAGATTGTTGGTGACATATTCAGTGAGCATGGGGGCAGGGATCTCTCAGATGAAGTCTTGCATTCCATTGATGAACATACTTTTTCCATTGCGGGCATCACCCATTTACACCAACTTGAAGAGCCTTTAAAACTTGATCTCCCGACAGAGGAGTTTGATACACTAAGTGGGTTTCTCATTGATCAAATCGGCTCACTCCCTTCTGTTGGCGAACAACCGACTGTGCAATACAAAGACGTCATTTTTAACATTGTTGAAGTGACGGAGAAGCGGATTGAGCGCGTACATGCAACAATTCAAAAAAAGGAAACAACTGAAACTGAAGAGGACTAA
- a CDS encoding TIGR01777 family oxidoreductase, whose protein sequence is MKIAIAGGSGFVGGKLVAELMKQGHHLSILTRSPESKNETEHIQYVGWMRESDTPENQLGEIDAVIHLAGTSINGRWTEARKKSIYNSRMESTKEIVRIMEQLPQPPKVFVCASAVGIYKANTGVAYTENRNELGSDFLATVCKDWEAEANKATPITRTVNARFGVVFGEEGAFPRIVLPYRLLAGGKLGSGNQVMSWIHVDDVVSMISYALYQESISGPLNVTSPHPIPMEELGRIVAKTIHRPHWFHVPSPLLKIALGDMSSLLLDSHKIMPQKAEEHGFRFLYPDAKKAVDSLL, encoded by the coding sequence ATGAAAATAGCGATTGCTGGGGGAAGCGGGTTTGTCGGTGGAAAGCTTGTTGCAGAATTAATGAAGCAAGGGCATCATTTGTCCATTTTAACAAGATCACCTGAATCGAAAAATGAAACGGAACACATTCAATACGTTGGTTGGATGCGGGAAAGTGACACACCAGAAAATCAGCTTGGAGAGATTGACGCCGTCATTCATTTGGCAGGAACATCAATTAATGGGCGTTGGACCGAGGCACGAAAGAAAAGTATTTACAACAGTCGCATGGAGTCGACAAAGGAAATCGTCCGTATTATGGAACAACTTCCTCAACCGCCAAAGGTATTTGTCTGTGCCTCAGCTGTCGGCATCTATAAAGCAAATACAGGAGTGGCCTACACTGAAAATAGAAACGAACTTGGCTCTGATTTTTTAGCTACAGTATGCAAAGACTGGGAGGCAGAAGCCAATAAGGCAACGCCAATAACGCGGACAGTCAATGCAAGGTTTGGTGTTGTTTTTGGAGAGGAAGGCGCGTTTCCTCGTATCGTTCTTCCTTATCGCTTATTAGCTGGGGGGAAATTGGGATCTGGAAACCAAGTCATGTCCTGGATTCATGTTGATGATGTCGTGTCGATGATTTCGTATGCATTATATCAGGAAAGTATTTCCGGTCCCCTCAATGTGACATCACCTCATCCCATTCCAATGGAGGAACTTGGTCGGATTGTTGCGAAAACTATTCATCGCCCCCATTGGTTTCACGTTCCATCACCGCTGCTTAAAATAGCTCTAGGTGATATGAGTAGTCTACTTTTGGACAGCCATAAAATCATGCCACAAAAAGCAGAAGAGCATGGGTTTCGATTTCTCTACCCAGATGCTAAAAAAGCTGTCGATTCTTTGCTGTAG
- a CDS encoding sugar phosphate isomerase/epimerase family protein produces MKIGISRPSWKTGENEEIVRFASMYPFDGIQLKPHQYEPLKTDADELRKSYGEAAYLAQGGMIVYPSLSYQKWPNQFDQFFSFMKGVGGKQVCVCAGLQKEHLDDTGVKGLATILNELGKRANDAGAVLSLHNHADTILESVEDIYAVFDTINPDYCGLTFDTAHAAKGGMTDLADALQQFKPLINNIHLKDLSKEGSFTVLGRGTLDLASVCRTVKEWSYDDWLIVDEETRDVSVEEAFSQSVNFLQAQKLMTVE; encoded by the coding sequence ATGAAGATAGGCATTTCACGACCATCCTGGAAAACTGGAGAGAACGAGGAAATCGTTCGTTTCGCATCAATGTACCCGTTTGATGGCATTCAATTGAAGCCTCATCAATATGAACCTTTGAAAACAGACGCTGATGAGTTGAGGAAATCGTATGGAGAAGCCGCTTACCTTGCTCAAGGAGGTATGATCGTTTATCCGAGCCTTTCCTATCAAAAGTGGCCCAACCAATTTGATCAATTCTTTTCGTTCATGAAAGGTGTTGGGGGCAAACAGGTTTGTGTGTGTGCAGGTCTCCAAAAAGAGCACTTAGATGATACCGGTGTAAAGGGACTTGCTACAATTCTTAATGAGCTTGGGAAAAGAGCTAATGACGCAGGGGCCGTTCTGTCGCTTCATAACCATGCCGATACGATATTGGAAAGCGTTGAAGACATTTACGCCGTGTTTGATACGATCAACCCGGACTACTGTGGACTCACCTTTGACACTGCGCATGCGGCTAAGGGTGGGATGACGGATTTGGCAGATGCACTGCAACAATTTAAGCCGCTCATTAACAACATCCATTTAAAGGACTTGTCAAAGGAAGGCAGCTTTACAGTGTTAGGCAGAGGAACATTAGACTTGGCCAGTGTTTGCAGGACAGTTAAGGAATGGTCGTATGACGATTGGCTCATTGTCGATGAGGAAACACGTGACGTCTCAGTTGAAGAGGCATTCTCACAGTCTGTGAACTTTTTGCAAGCACAAAAATTGATGACTGTTGAATAG